One genomic region from Chelmon rostratus isolate fCheRos1 chromosome 11, fCheRos1.pri, whole genome shotgun sequence encodes:
- the LOC121614105 gene encoding carbohydrate sulfotransferase 15-like gives MDTSRHTTSSRRSIERIISLILFVHVYGASVLFYFWETNMSENVEIKLASLLSLTRLGRFSKIKVVCFLIVLTLTLLIMASYNLTWDKTRFPFTTSPNQVRPGVVQSNTAAAEVSSKNNLIDMKQLVEIINSKLEYTPRKVPDEKDVIEMDSHLFSVIPRHFLPGIKSPCWNEEISSERSTNPYRRRPFSLQSSGVKTVFDNRRTNLNKHLQHRDSKQFRLRCLPYFYIIGQPKCGTTDLYYRLRRHPEVRYSTVKEPHWWTRKRFGYVHVRDGFKGIIPVEDYLDLFDKAAQHIQEEMNRNSSGDHHMTQFVTVEASASTMWDNQAWSCVHRDRKETEPGFLTQDFIHTLQPGAKLIVILRDPVERLYSDYLYFRKDKKSVEDFHQKVMKSVQLFQSCLSRRSLRSCVYNSRLLDAMPVRLNVGLYVVFLLDWLTVFQRDQILVLRLEDYSADLRATLQKAFDFLGLSPLSVENETELMKKRVSNSRRGADRKLGPMLPATRDLLREFHQPFNHKLASVLDDSAFLWSYP, from the exons ATGGACACATCAAGACACACAACCTCCTCTAGAAGAAGCATTGAAAGAATCATTTCCCTGATcctttttgtacatgtttatggtgcctctgttttgttttacttttgggAAACGaacatgtctgaaaatgtgGAGATTAAGTTGGCATCCCTTTTGTCACTGACTCGCCTGGGGAGGTTTTCAAAAATTAAAGTGGTTTGCTTCCTGATTGTCTTGACACTGACGCTTCTCATCATGGCTTCCTACAACCTGACGTGGGACAAGACAAGATTTCCCTTCACCACCTCACCCAATCAGGTCAGGCCTGGGGTCGtccagtcaaacacagcagcagctgaagtttcctctaaaaacaatttaatagacatgaaacagctggtggagatcaTTAACTCCAAACTGGAATACACACCCAGGAAGGTGCCTGATGAAAAGGATGTCATTGAAATGGACTCTCAT ttGTTCTCTGTAATTCCTCGCCATTTCCTGCCTGGTATCAAGAGCCCTTGCTGGAATGAGGAGATCTCCAGTGAACGCAGCACTAATCCATACAGGAGGAGGcccttttctctgcagtcatcTGGCGTTAAGACTGTGTTTGACAACCGAAGGACCAACTTAAATAAGCACttacaacacagagacagcaaaCAGTTTCGTTTGCGCTGCTTGCCGTACTTCTACATCATTGGCCAACCAAAGTGTGGCACAACTGACTTGTACTACAGGCTGCGACGGCATCCAGAGGTCAGGTACAGCACAGTGAAGGAACCACACTGGTGGACTAGGAAACGCTTTG GATATGTCCATGTCAGAGATGGCTTCAAGGGAATTATTCCTGTGGAAGATTACCTGGATCTCTTTGACAAGGCAGCCCAACACATCCAAGAAGAAATGAATAGAAACTCATCTGGAGACCACCACATGACCCAGTTCGTAACAG TTGAAGCCAGTGCATCCACTATGTGGGACAACCAAGCCTGGAGCTGtgtgcacagagacaggaaggagacagagcCCGGTTTTCTGACCCAGGACTTcatccacacactgcagcctggtGCCAAACTTATTGTCATCCTGAGAGATCCAGTAGAGAG GCTTTATTCTGACTACCTGTATTTTAGGAAGGACAAAAAGTCAGTCGAGGACTTTCATCAGAAGGTCATGAAGTCTGTCCAGTTGTTTCAGTCCTGTCTGTCTCGGCGGTCACTTCGTTCCTGTGTCTACAACAGCAGGCTCCTTGATGCCATGCCG GTGAGACTAAATGTGGGGTTGTACGTTGTCTTCTTACTGGACTGGCTGACAGTTTTCCAGCGGGACCAGATTCTAGTTCTACGACTGGAGGACTACTCAGCCGACCTGAGAGCGACATTAcagaaagcttttgattttctggGTCTAA gtccTCTGTCAGTGGAAAACGAGACAGAACTGATGAAAAAGCGTGTATCAAACAGCCGGCGGGGGGCAGACAGAAAACTAGGTCCTATGCTTCCAGCCACCAGAGACCTCCTCAGGGAATTTCACCAGCCCTTCAACCATAAACTGGCCAGTGTGTTGGACGACAGCGCCTTCCTCTGGAGTTACCCCTGA